A region of Granulibacter bethesdensis DNA encodes the following proteins:
- the metW gene encoding methionine biosynthesis protein MetW, translating into MRLDLRLIAEMIEPRSRVLDIGCGDGALIEHLMRTRGCDARGIEIDMAEATRAVAHGLSVMHGDADEDLAHYPDDAFDYVVLSRTLQAVERPREVLRQMLRIGSRALVSFPNFGHWQVRLQLLVLGRMPMTGAWNRVWHETPNIHPCTIRDFFELCAQEGYQVEQWLAAGEAGQRSPWRRSARLANLFGEQGLFMLRKA; encoded by the coding sequence ATGCGGCTTGATCTGCGTCTGATCGCGGAGATGATCGAGCCGCGCAGCCGCGTGCTGGATATTGGCTGCGGCGATGGCGCGCTGATCGAGCATCTGATGCGCACCCGTGGCTGCGACGCGCGCGGGATCGAGATCGACATGGCGGAGGCAACGCGGGCGGTCGCACATGGCCTGTCAGTGATGCATGGTGATGCTGATGAGGATCTGGCGCATTACCCGGATGATGCGTTTGACTACGTCGTGCTGTCCCGCACGCTTCAGGCAGTCGAACGCCCCCGGGAAGTGTTGCGTCAGATGTTGCGTATCGGCAGCCGGGCGCTGGTGAGCTTCCCCAATTTCGGGCACTGGCAAGTGCGGCTTCAGTTGCTGGTATTGGGCAGAATGCCGATGACCGGGGCATGGAACCGCGTATGGCATGAGACTCCCAATATCCATCCCTGCACTATCCGCGATTTTTTCGAGTTGTGCGCGCAGGAAGGCTATCAGGTCGAACAATGGCTGGCAGCGGGGGAGGCCGGTCAGCGCTCTCCCTGGCGGCGCTCGGCAAGGCTTGCCAATCTGTTCGGGGAACAGGGCCTGTTCATGCTGCGCAAGGCATGA
- a CDS encoding cytochrome ubiquinol oxidase subunit I produces MPGMDAIFLARLQFAFTVGFHIVFPAFSIGLASYLAVLEGLWLKTGRPVYLDLFRYWSKIFAVGFGMGVVSGLVMSYEFGTNWGAFAAKAGPVIGPLMGYEVLTAFFLEAGFLGIMLFGMEKVGKKLHFLATCLVALGTLISATWILAVNSWMQTPAGYTIDAATGRFLPADWVAVIFNPSFPFRFAHMVLAAFLSVSFVVGGTGAWHLLRGRRNDAVRTMFSMAMWMAALVTPLQVLVGDAQGGNTLKHQPIKIAAMEGYWRNGAPGAGVPMVLFALPDQKAQENRFEIAIPHVASLYLKHDWTGTIPALTDVPPENQPPVIVVFFAFRIMVALGMLMLAVGLWSLYERWRGRLFDTVWLHRAVLTLGPAGFAAVLAGWVVTEVGRQPYTVYGLLRTAESASPIGLPGMAISLSAFVIVYLIVYAAGISILLRMMGRPPEHGEAPPAPEPSRAAGIVPGPAGAVDDLHRDNHTIRPGSVV; encoded by the coding sequence ATGCCCGGTATGGACGCTATTTTCCTGGCGCGGCTCCAGTTCGCCTTTACGGTTGGCTTCCACATCGTTTTCCCTGCCTTCTCCATCGGGCTGGCCAGTTACCTGGCGGTGCTGGAAGGGCTGTGGCTGAAAACAGGTCGCCCTGTTTATCTGGATCTGTTCCGCTACTGGTCGAAAATCTTTGCCGTCGGCTTCGGCATGGGGGTCGTTTCCGGTCTGGTGATGTCCTACGAATTCGGGACCAACTGGGGTGCTTTCGCTGCCAAGGCCGGTCCCGTCATCGGTCCCCTGATGGGATACGAAGTGCTTACGGCCTTCTTTCTGGAAGCCGGTTTTCTGGGCATCATGCTGTTCGGCATGGAGAAAGTAGGGAAGAAACTGCATTTCCTCGCCACCTGTCTGGTCGCCCTTGGCACGCTGATCAGCGCCACCTGGATTCTGGCGGTGAATTCATGGATGCAGACCCCTGCCGGTTACACGATCGATGCGGCAACGGGACGTTTTCTGCCTGCGGACTGGGTGGCCGTGATTTTCAATCCATCCTTTCCGTTTCGCTTTGCCCATATGGTGCTGGCAGCCTTTCTCAGCGTGTCTTTTGTGGTGGGTGGCACCGGGGCCTGGCATCTGTTGCGCGGGCGTCGCAATGATGCTGTGCGGACGATGTTTTCCATGGCGATGTGGATGGCCGCACTGGTCACGCCGCTTCAGGTGCTGGTCGGTGATGCACAGGGTGGGAATACGTTAAAGCACCAGCCAATCAAAATCGCGGCGATGGAAGGATACTGGCGCAATGGTGCTCCGGGGGCCGGTGTGCCGATGGTCTTGTTCGCCCTGCCGGATCAGAAGGCGCAGGAGAACCGGTTCGAGATCGCCATCCCGCATGTCGCCTCTCTGTATCTGAAGCATGACTGGACGGGGACAATTCCGGCTCTGACCGATGTGCCGCCTGAAAACCAGCCGCCTGTGATTGTGGTGTTCTTTGCATTCCGCATAATGGTTGCGCTGGGTATGCTGATGCTCGCGGTGGGGCTGTGGAGCCTGTATGAGCGCTGGCGCGGCCGGTTGTTCGACACAGTCTGGCTGCATCGTGCGGTGCTGACGCTTGGCCCTGCCGGATTTGCAGCCGTGCTGGCGGGCTGGGTGGTCACAGAGGTCGGGCGGCAGCCTTACACCGTATATGGGCTGTTGCGTACGGCGGAGAGTGCCTCCCCCATTGGCCTGCCTGGCATGGCGATTTCACTGAGTGCATTCGTGATCGTTTATCTGATTGTCTATGCGGCCGGGATCAGCATTCTGCTGCGTATGATGGGCAGGCCGCCTGAACACGGGGAGGCCCCGCCTGCGCCCGAGCCGAGCCGTGCGGCCGGTATTGTGCCCGGACCTGCGGGTGCCGTTGATGATCTGCATCGTGACAATCACACCATCCGCCCGGGGAGCGTCGTATGA
- the cydB gene encoding cytochrome d ubiquinol oxidase subunit II: MITENLPYIWGMIIAVAVLAYVLLDGFDLGCGILFLVEREDEDRDVMVNSIAPVWDGNETWLVMGGGGLLAVFPVAYAILFSAFYPTIIAMLLALVFRGVAFEFRFKAHTVRGRGWWDRAFCLGSLVAALCQGMTLGGILQGVRHNGFAYTGGWFDWLTPFTVLCGVAVVVGYTLLGACWLILKTENGLHVRARHYAKPLFILLLVLIAAVSLWTPLLNETYRLRWFSWPGIVLTAPVPLLVAATALGFWRSLQQKRHAAPLLYAVGMFLLCYIGLGISLFPNIVPPAHGTTPLSLVDAAAPAASQMFLLVGAVVLIPMVLGYNAYSYWIFRGKVRHGEGYH; this comes from the coding sequence ATGATAACCGAAAATCTTCCCTATATCTGGGGCATGATCATAGCCGTAGCGGTACTGGCCTATGTGCTGCTGGACGGGTTCGATCTGGGATGCGGCATCCTGTTTCTGGTGGAGCGCGAGGATGAGGACCGGGATGTGATGGTAAATTCCATTGCGCCGGTCTGGGATGGCAACGAAACCTGGCTGGTTATGGGGGGCGGCGGCCTGCTGGCCGTGTTCCCCGTTGCCTATGCGATTTTGTTTTCCGCCTTCTATCCCACCATTATTGCCATGTTGCTGGCGTTGGTCTTTCGCGGCGTGGCGTTTGAGTTCCGTTTCAAGGCCCATACCGTCCGCGGGCGTGGGTGGTGGGACCGGGCTTTCTGCCTTGGCTCACTGGTGGCAGCACTGTGTCAGGGCATGACGCTGGGTGGCATCCTGCAGGGCGTGCGCCATAATGGCTTCGCCTATACGGGAGGCTGGTTCGACTGGCTGACCCCTTTCACTGTGTTGTGTGGGGTGGCGGTCGTCGTGGGATACACGCTGCTGGGAGCCTGCTGGCTGATCCTGAAAACCGAGAACGGGCTGCATGTGCGTGCCCGCCATTATGCGAAACCGCTTTTCATTCTTCTTCTGGTGCTGATTGCCGCAGTGAGCCTTTGGACCCCGTTGCTGAACGAAACCTATCGGCTGCGCTGGTTCTCCTGGCCCGGCATTGTCCTGACGGCTCCTGTTCCGTTGCTGGTGGCAGCGACGGCGCTGGGATTCTGGCGGTCCTTGCAACAGAAACGGCATGCGGCCCCGTTGCTCTATGCGGTCGGGATGTTTCTGCTGTGCTATATCGGGCTGGGGATCAGCCTGTTCCCCAATATCGTTCCACCAGCCCACGGTACGACCCCGCTCTCGTTGGTCGATGCGGCGGCTCCTGCGGCCAGCCAGATGTTCCTGCTGGTTGGGGCGGTTGTGCTGATTCCGATGGTGCTGGGCTATAACGCCTATTCCTACTGGATTTTCCGGGGGAAAGTGCGGCACGGCGAGGGCTACCACTGA
- a CDS encoding 1-acyl-sn-glycerol-3-phosphate acyltransferase, with the protein MIFLRSLLFNAVFFTVTFVLSLYGFVLRFVAPHRLIDDARLWSRIMIAAARLICGIHVRVRGLENLPPGQPVLIASQHQSAFDTMVWFGLASYPVYVLKKQLLKIPVFGPLLPLTGMIPVDRDGGMTSLRNLVSASMEAASLNRQIVIFPEGTRMDPGVEAPLHPGIYAVASQTGLPIVPVTTNSGLFWGRRAFRKYPGTINVDIHPPLSPGSRAVTMEALRSLYHRAGNDIARFVHTSEKAVDKSVV; encoded by the coding sequence ATGATTTTTCTCCGTTCGCTGCTGTTTAACGCAGTGTTTTTTACCGTCACGTTTGTGCTGAGCCTGTATGGATTTGTGCTGCGCTTTGTCGCCCCGCATCGTTTGATCGACGATGCCCGTCTGTGGTCACGCATCATGATCGCGGCGGCCCGGCTGATCTGCGGTATTCATGTCCGTGTACGCGGGCTGGAGAACCTGCCGCCCGGACAGCCAGTGCTGATCGCTTCCCAGCATCAATCCGCGTTCGATACCATGGTATGGTTCGGGCTGGCCTCCTACCCGGTCTATGTTCTGAAAAAGCAGCTGCTGAAAATCCCGGTTTTCGGGCCGTTGCTGCCACTGACGGGGATGATTCCGGTGGATCGGGATGGTGGCATGACCTCTTTGCGTAATCTGGTCAGTGCATCGATGGAGGCAGCCTCATTGAACCGGCAGATTGTGATCTTCCCGGAAGGCACCCGCATGGATCCGGGGGTAGAGGCGCCGCTGCATCCCGGTATTTATGCGGTGGCCTCGCAGACGGGGCTGCCGATCGTGCCGGTCACGACCAATTCCGGTCTTTTCTGGGGACGCCGTGCATTCCGTAAATATCCGGGCACGATCAATGTCGATATTCATCCGCCCCTTTCCCCTGGCAGCCGGGCCGTAACCATGGAGGCTCTTCGCAGCCTGTATCATCGTGCTGGCAATGACATAGCCAGATTTGTCCACACCTCGGAGAAGGCTGTGGATAAGTCTGTGGTTTAG
- a CDS encoding GlsB/YeaQ/YmgE family stress response membrane protein: MFSLLWTILIGLIVGAVAKLIMPGRDPGGIIVTILLGIGGSLVATWLGRALHWYGPEDGARFIGSVVGAIIILAVYRFIVGRSSNTV, translated from the coding sequence ATGTTTTCGCTTCTGTGGACTATTCTCATTGGCCTGATCGTCGGGGCCGTGGCCAAGCTGATCATGCCGGGACGTGATCCGGGTGGTATCATCGTCACCATCCTGCTGGGCATTGGCGGCTCTCTGGTTGCAACCTGGCTTGGCCGCGCCCTGCATTGGTATGGTCCCGAGGATGGCGCCCGCTTTATCGGCTCGGTCGTAGGCGCCATCATCATTCTGGCAGTCTACCGCTTCATCGTCGGTCGTTCATCAAATACGGTGTGA
- a CDS encoding DUF2474 domain-containing protein, giving the protein MRSHLRRLAWFAGLWVAGVVAVGGVAELLHWVIRRTMTG; this is encoded by the coding sequence ATGCGCAGCCATCTGCGCCGACTGGCCTGGTTCGCCGGGTTATGGGTGGCCGGTGTTGTGGCCGTGGGCGGGGTGGCGGAGCTTCTGCACTGGGTGATCCGCCGCACCATGACGGGATAG
- a CDS encoding chorismate mutase: MAPAQQAPEYWPDIVMRPILSGLASPVLSPPDASSPASTGGAEAALGMLRAKLDTIDDALHDLLIQRAETVRSIATTKSGVSIRPGREAAIIRRLLGRHQGQFPEHTIIRIWRELFAGSNSMQRNFTVSVCDSDDGSAAMTQIAREHFGALTPLRIYGSPAQAIADVSSGQTMVAVVPAPVDDESPRAAWWTALLHHDAPRIHIVARLPVWNTRPEGAPRADAMAVAAIAPDPSGDDRALLGLEIASDISRARLTQMLINAGFSVGNTILRRISGADDAHVLADVAGFVEDSDPRLAALTPLLRPPVVLGCYAVPVPSPQAGNAA, encoded by the coding sequence TTGGCCCCTGCACAACAGGCGCCCGAATATTGGCCCGATATCGTCATGCGCCCCATTCTGTCTGGTCTTGCCTCGCCTGTTCTGTCTCCACCGGATGCATCGTCTCCCGCTTCCACCGGCGGGGCCGAAGCAGCGCTGGGGATGCTGCGCGCAAAACTGGATACGATCGATGATGCACTGCACGATCTCCTGATCCAACGGGCGGAAACAGTCCGTTCCATCGCCACAACAAAGAGCGGTGTCTCGATCCGACCAGGACGGGAAGCAGCGATCATTCGCCGTCTGCTCGGACGCCATCAGGGACAGTTCCCGGAACACACCATCATCCGTATCTGGCGGGAGCTATTCGCCGGATCGAACAGCATGCAACGCAATTTTACCGTCTCGGTCTGCGACAGCGATGACGGCTCCGCCGCCATGACCCAGATCGCGCGGGAGCATTTCGGGGCCCTGACACCACTGCGCATCTATGGCAGCCCGGCTCAGGCCATTGCCGATGTCAGCAGCGGACAGACCATGGTGGCCGTGGTCCCGGCCCCGGTCGATGACGAATCGCCCCGTGCCGCATGGTGGACCGCCCTGTTGCACCATGATGCGCCCCGCATCCATATCGTCGCCCGCTTACCCGTCTGGAACACCCGGCCCGAAGGCGCTCCCCGTGCCGATGCCATGGCGGTGGCAGCCATCGCGCCCGATCCGTCCGGCGATGACCGCGCTTTACTGGGTCTGGAAATCGCTTCCGACATCAGCCGGGCACGGCTGACACAAATGCTGATCAATGCCGGTTTTTCGGTCGGCAATACGATCCTGCGTCGCATATCGGGGGCGGATGACGCCCATGTGCTGGCAGATGTCGCCGGATTTGTTGAGGATTCCGATCCCCGGCTGGCAGCCCTGACGCCCCTGTTGCGTCCGCCTGTCGTGCTGGGATGCTATGCGGTCCCTGTCCCATCCCCGCAGGCGGGAAACGCAGCATGA
- a CDS encoding YdcF family protein, with product MAEAPAVAMGYAASSLSRRMGRAVVTVLNGFGLLGGFALLILSGGFLWFAWQSQHVLRAPAHADGIVVLTGGAERVATGLKLLAAGRGSVLLISGVAKGASLGTLARVAGIDPVPLEGRVTLGYEAATTRGNALETADWAHERGLKSVIVVTAGYHMPRALAELRRAMPDVILYPETVHPDQGGSLLNVLKLLLSEYVKWLGAELHLSSLTPVRET from the coding sequence TTGGCTGAGGCGCCTGCCGTAGCGATGGGATATGCTGCTTCCTCCCTGTCGAGACGGATGGGCCGGGCCGTGGTGACCGTGCTGAACGGGTTTGGCCTGCTCGGTGGCTTTGCCCTGCTGATCCTGTCCGGTGGGTTTTTATGGTTTGCATGGCAAAGCCAGCACGTTCTCCGCGCGCCGGCGCATGCGGATGGCATCGTGGTTCTGACCGGCGGCGCGGAACGTGTCGCGACCGGATTGAAGCTGCTTGCGGCTGGGCGTGGCAGTGTCCTGTTGATTTCAGGCGTGGCGAAGGGGGCCTCACTGGGTACGCTTGCGCGCGTTGCTGGCATTGATCCGGTTCCTTTGGAGGGGCGGGTCACGCTGGGGTATGAGGCCGCCACCACGCGGGGTAATGCTCTGGAAACAGCCGACTGGGCGCATGAGCGAGGTCTGAAAAGCGTCATCGTCGTCACAGCGGGGTATCATATGCCACGCGCACTGGCCGAGCTGCGGCGTGCCATGCCCGATGTGATACTGTATCCGGAGACGGTACACCCGGATCAGGGGGGCAGCCTGCTCAATGTTTTGAAGCTGCTGTTGTCTGAATATGTGAAATGGCTGGGTGCGGAGCTGCATCTGTCCAGCCTGACGCCGGTCCGTGAAACGTGA
- the hisC gene encoding histidinol-phosphate transaminase — MSSPRPNPGIEAIHPYVGGESKLPGVEQVIKLSSNEGAFGPPPAAQQAYLKAVSCLHRYPDGGSHALREAIGRYFGLDPARIVCGVGSDEMIAHLCMAYSNPDSELIMSVHGFSVYEMYGHYAGATVVKVPEQALTTDVDALLSAVTPRTKVVCIANPNNPTGTMLPTSEITRLRASLPPDVLLVLDAAYAEYVDDPDYDPGVGLVDEGDNTVMTRTFSKIFGLGGLRLGWAYAPPAIVDVLNRVRGPFTVNTAVQAAAIGALEEPGWIERSRAHNSAARAKLAKALFDIGIPTLPSVTNFLLADFGSEARASAADRWLRTRGLIVRRVASYGLPAYLRITIGTNEECDLVAEALRDFMVQAQADSDAAS, encoded by the coding sequence ATGAGCAGCCCCCGCCCCAATCCCGGTATCGAGGCCATTCACCCTTATGTCGGCGGTGAATCAAAACTGCCCGGCGTCGAGCAGGTGATCAAACTCTCTTCAAATGAGGGCGCGTTCGGGCCGCCGCCTGCCGCGCAGCAGGCTTATCTGAAGGCCGTGTCCTGCCTGCACCGTTATCCTGATGGCGGCTCCCACGCGTTGCGGGAAGCCATCGGGCGTTATTTCGGTCTCGATCCGGCCCGCATCGTTTGCGGTGTCGGATCGGATGAAATGATCGCGCATCTCTGCATGGCCTACAGCAATCCGGATTCGGAACTGATCATGAGCGTGCACGGATTCAGCGTGTACGAGATGTACGGCCATTATGCCGGGGCCACAGTGGTAAAAGTACCGGAACAGGCCCTGACCACCGATGTCGATGCGCTGCTGAGCGCCGTGACCCCGCGTACAAAAGTGGTCTGCATCGCCAATCCGAACAACCCCACCGGCACCATGCTCCCCACCAGCGAAATCACACGTCTGCGGGCGAGCCTGCCGCCTGATGTGCTGCTGGTGCTGGATGCGGCCTATGCCGAGTATGTCGATGATCCCGATTATGACCCAGGCGTGGGACTGGTCGATGAGGGCGACAATACCGTCATGACCCGCACCTTCAGCAAGATTTTCGGGCTGGGCGGCCTACGACTCGGCTGGGCCTATGCACCGCCTGCCATCGTGGATGTGCTGAACCGGGTGCGCGGACCTTTCACCGTCAACACCGCCGTGCAGGCCGCCGCCATCGGTGCGCTGGAAGAACCGGGCTGGATCGAGCGCAGCCGCGCCCATAACAGCGCCGCCCGCGCAAAACTGGCCAAAGCCCTGTTCGATATCGGCATTCCCACTCTGCCGAGCGTCACCAATTTCCTGCTGGCGGATTTCGGCAGCGAAGCACGCGCCAGCGCCGCCGATCGCTGGCTGCGCACTCGGGGGCTGATCGTGCGCCGCGTCGCCAGTTACGGCTTGCCCGCCTATCTGCGCATCACCATCGGCACAAACGAAGAATGCGATCTGGTAGCCGAAGCCCTGCGCGATTTCATGGTGCAGGCACAAGCCGACAGCGATGCCGCATCATGA
- a CDS encoding prephenate/arogenate dehydrogenase family protein produces MTEASPLFRRLTLIGLGLIGSSLARAVRENRLADEIVACDRADILDRVARLGIADRCEADPARAVQDADAVILCVPVGAFADVAEKIAPHLAPGCVLTDVGSTKQSVIRDVGPLLPPHVHFVPGHPLAGTEYSGPESGFSTLFRDRWTLLTPPPDTAEEAIEAVSALWRGCGAQVEIMEPAHHDRVLAIVSHLPHLIAFTICGTADDLADESRQQVLKFAASGFRDFTRIAASDPIMWRDIFLNNRDALLEMLARFTEDAQAMARAVRWGDEDYIVDKIERGRRIRRNLIEINQA; encoded by the coding sequence ATGACGGAAGCCTCTCCGCTCTTTCGCCGGCTGACCCTGATCGGTCTGGGCCTCATTGGCAGCTCTCTGGCCCGGGCGGTGCGGGAAAACCGGCTGGCCGATGAAATCGTTGCCTGTGACCGAGCCGATATTCTGGACCGTGTTGCCCGACTGGGCATTGCCGATCGCTGCGAGGCCGATCCGGCGCGGGCGGTACAGGATGCAGATGCCGTGATTCTCTGCGTCCCGGTCGGCGCCTTTGCCGATGTGGCTGAAAAGATCGCCCCTCATCTGGCGCCAGGCTGCGTGCTGACCGATGTCGGCTCCACCAAGCAATCCGTGATCCGGGATGTCGGCCCCCTGCTGCCCCCGCATGTGCATTTCGTGCCCGGCCATCCGCTGGCGGGTACCGAATATTCCGGCCCGGAATCAGGTTTTTCCACCCTGTTCCGGGATCGCTGGACCTTGCTGACGCCTCCCCCCGATACCGCTGAAGAAGCCATCGAAGCAGTCTCCGCCCTCTGGCGTGGCTGCGGGGCGCAGGTCGAGATCATGGAGCCAGCCCATCATGACCGCGTGCTGGCCATCGTCAGCCATCTGCCGCATCTGATCGCCTTCACCATCTGCGGCACCGCCGATGATCTGGCCGATGAAAGCCGCCAGCAGGTTTTGAAATTTGCGGCTTCCGGGTTTCGGGATTTTACCCGCATCGCGGCTTCGGACCCGATCATGTGGCGGGATATTTTCCTCAATAACCGGGATGCCCTGCTGGAGATGCTGGCCCGCTTCACGGAGGACGCTCAGGCCATGGCGCGGGCCGTGCGCTGGGGCGATGAGGACTATATCGTCGATAAAATCGAACGTGGCCGCCGTATCCGGCGCAATCTGATCGAAATCAATCAGGCGTGA
- a CDS encoding homoserine O-acetyltransferase — protein sequence MKPSVNTAPQKDVFVFRDGLPLDNGGSLDGIRIAYRTYGALNADASNAILVCHALTGDQYVADPNPVTGKPGWWYGVVGPGCPIDTNRYFVICSNVIGGCMGSTGPRSPRDPDMPDDAPGVELWGTDFPSLTIRDMVRAQKKLIEHLGIARLFAVIGGSFGGMQALQWAASYPDAVFAAIPIATASFHSAQNIAFNEVGRQAIFGDPNWNGGAYWRTGNMPERGLAVARMVAHITYLSEQALARKFGRRVRRDGMGGETAANLFGEMFEVESYLRYQGGAFVKRFDANSYLTITRAADHFDLAEEYGGDLAAAFAGTKTRFCVISFSSDWLYPTAESRHIARALNRVAANVSFVEVTSDKGHDAFLLDEPDFHRVLNGFLEGCADHAGLAFNGFGGGSALLRVEAS from the coding sequence ATGAAGCCATCTGTGAATACAGCGCCACAAAAAGATGTTTTCGTCTTTCGGGATGGCCTGCCGCTGGATAATGGCGGCAGCCTGGACGGGATTCGCATTGCCTATCGTACCTATGGCGCGCTGAATGCAGATGCCAGCAACGCGATTCTGGTGTGCCATGCGTTGACGGGTGATCAATATGTGGCTGATCCCAATCCCGTCACTGGCAAGCCTGGATGGTGGTATGGTGTGGTAGGACCCGGCTGCCCGATTGATACCAACCGTTATTTCGTCATCTGCTCCAACGTGATTGGCGGTTGTATGGGCAGCACCGGGCCGCGCAGCCCTCGTGACCCGGACATGCCGGATGATGCGCCCGGTGTAGAGTTGTGGGGTACCGATTTTCCCAGTCTGACCATCCGGGACATGGTGCGCGCCCAGAAAAAACTGATTGAGCATCTCGGCATTGCACGCCTGTTTGCGGTGATTGGCGGCTCTTTTGGCGGGATGCAGGCCCTGCAATGGGCGGCAAGCTATCCGGATGCGGTGTTCGCGGCGATCCCGATTGCCACGGCCTCCTTCCATTCGGCGCAGAACATTGCCTTCAACGAAGTCGGGCGGCAGGCGATTTTCGGTGATCCGAACTGGAACGGGGGGGCCTACTGGCGCACCGGAAACATGCCGGAGCGTGGTCTGGCGGTGGCCCGGATGGTGGCCCATATCACCTATCTCAGCGAACAGGCGCTGGCGCGGAAATTCGGACGCCGGGTGCGTCGTGACGGGATGGGGGGGGAGACCGCCGCCAATCTGTTCGGGGAGATGTTCGAGGTCGAAAGCTATCTGCGCTATCAGGGTGGCGCGTTCGTGAAGCGGTTCGATGCCAATTCCTATCTGACCATCACCCGGGCGGCGGATCATTTTGATCTGGCGGAAGAATATGGTGGTGATCTTGCGGCGGCGTTTGCGGGCACGAAAACACGGTTCTGCGTTATCTCCTTCAGCTCCGACTGGCTTTACCCTACGGCCGAGAGCCGCCATATCGCCCGCGCCCTGAACCGTGTGGCGGCGAATGTGAGCTTCGTGGAAGTGACCTCCGACAAGGGACATGACGCGTTTCTGCTGGATGAACCGGATTTCCATCGCGTGCTGAATGGTTTTCTTGAGGGATGTGCCGATCATGCCGGGCTGGCGTTCAATGGTTTTGGCGGTGGCTCCGCATTGCTGCGGGTGGAGGCATCATGA
- a CDS encoding DUF2125 domain-containing protein, with protein MRRLWFRLVLFAFVLAGADYVLWQWAVNRLVEQSLLWTQQRPDGLMLKARAAALSGGWPLLARITLPEPELFVGGYPVWQGQALEVEVSPWHPLQLLMRPQGPQAALPESPWKILMQSASASVTLPVRLVWDGWWPVGLVPDTDPSMHILDLHLTAQDVRLRPDGPGWTSADPAPHPETGPPAGYDITTVSRVVMHLRLDQALAVQCNVDDVVLPPVRPWPFGKTVQHASVTARIDPFPFSNVQRRDKIRTWQAASGVFRILDATLTWGSLHASMAGQGGLDDSLQPVMQGVATMASPEETMTVLRDQGWIAPGLYMAAKTMLSLFVQATDAPESATQTGNVGYAGSARNAASYVSVPFRLADSVLMIGQIPVLKVPPPFWADRRR; from the coding sequence ATGAGACGTCTCTGGTTCCGTCTCGTCCTTTTTGCCTTCGTTCTGGCGGGCGCTGATTATGTGCTCTGGCAGTGGGCTGTGAACCGTCTGGTGGAGCAATCGCTGCTCTGGACACAGCAGCGACCGGATGGACTGATGCTCAAGGCCCGTGCAGCTGCATTATCCGGTGGCTGGCCGCTGCTGGCGCGGATCACCCTGCCGGAGCCGGAGCTGTTTGTCGGCGGATATCCTGTCTGGCAGGGACAGGCGCTGGAGGTGGAGGTATCGCCGTGGCATCCCCTGCAACTGCTCATGAGGCCACAGGGACCGCAGGCTGCTCTTCCTGAATCACCCTGGAAGATTCTGATGCAATCTGCCAGTGCCAGTGTCACGTTGCCGGTCAGGCTTGTCTGGGATGGGTGGTGGCCGGTTGGACTGGTGCCGGATACGGACCCGTCCATGCATATTCTCGATCTTCATCTGACGGCCCAGGATGTGCGTTTGCGGCCCGATGGTCCCGGCTGGACAAGCGCTGATCCCGCCCCGCACCCTGAGACAGGACCGCCTGCAGGATACGATATCACCACCGTCAGCAGGGTGGTGATGCATCTGCGACTGGATCAGGCTCTGGCCGTGCAGTGCAATGTTGATGATGTCGTGTTGCCGCCGGTTCGTCCATGGCCATTCGGGAAAACGGTACAGCATGCAAGTGTGACTGCCAGAATTGATCCATTTCCTTTTTCGAACGTTCAGCGTCGGGATAAAATCAGAACGTGGCAAGCCGCATCGGGTGTGTTCAGAATACTGGATGCCACTCTGACATGGGGTAGCCTGCATGCCAGCATGGCGGGACAGGGAGGGCTGGATGACTCTTTGCAACCGGTCATGCAGGGCGTTGCGACGATGGCATCACCCGAGGAGACCATGACGGTATTGCGTGATCAGGGCTGGATCGCTCCCGGATTATACATGGCCGCCAAAACCATGCTGAGCCTGTTTGTCCAAGCGACAGACGCGCCAGAGAGTGCAACACAGACGGGCAATGTCGGTTATGCCGGTTCCGCCCGGAACGCTGCTTCGTATGTTTCCGTGCCTTTCCGGCTGGCCGACAGCGTTTTGATGATCGGACAGATTCCGGTTCTGAAAGTACCCCCTCCCTTTTGGGCGGATCGTCGCCGGTAA